A region from the Nitrospirota bacterium genome encodes:
- a CDS encoding AarF/ABC1/UbiB kinase family protein encodes MPFIYKDIGRFRQILAVLARYGFGHLVERLRLAKWLPFGRRFFRFKRLRIPSTPAVRFRHVLEELGTTFIKFGQVLSLRRDILPEEFIVELQRLQDTVPPFPGTEAKELIKKDLGRSVEDIFLSFNEDPMAAASIAQVHLAKLPDGQEVVVKVQRPGIHQQVETDVRILENLAKLLVRYVPESRLYDPIGLVEEFRKTISKEMDFKIELRSAERFRANFAGSRTVFVPGVIKELCSKEVLTMECSHGKKVTELDDLLLSKKKVLAKNLTDAYLKQIFEDGFFHADPHPGNIFVLDDGRLCFHDFGMMGSLSQEMMEDIADWFIAFLDKDIDRIVDIYLKVGILGEEVNRNAFERDLAEFVEDYYNLPLTEFSFAEVMENSIRIGRRHHIRVISSLLLLGKAFMTVEYMVRTLDPEFNLVESMRPYASTLINRRLGPRRIARDLIKSLMDLQSLSREIPRALQVLIQDTKERKAGYKLRHEGLEDMEGHIDRAGNRLAFALVVASIVIGSSIIMQTHMEPMLFGYPAIGVIGYLVTGFLGLWLVWAILRSGRL; translated from the coding sequence CCGGTATGGCTTTGGTCATCTCGTGGAACGCCTGAGGCTTGCAAAATGGCTCCCTTTTGGCCGGAGGTTTTTCAGGTTTAAGCGACTCCGCATCCCCTCCACTCCAGCGGTAAGGTTTCGCCATGTCCTTGAGGAGCTGGGGACCACTTTCATCAAGTTTGGACAGGTATTGAGTCTGCGAAGGGACATCCTGCCGGAAGAATTTATAGTTGAGCTGCAGAGGCTCCAGGATACAGTCCCGCCATTCCCTGGTACAGAGGCAAAGGAACTGATCAAGAAAGACCTCGGTAGGTCCGTAGAGGATATTTTCCTTTCCTTTAACGAAGATCCCATGGCAGCGGCTTCTATCGCTCAGGTTCATTTAGCGAAACTTCCGGATGGTCAGGAGGTGGTTGTTAAGGTCCAGCGGCCCGGGATACACCAGCAGGTGGAGACTGACGTAAGGATACTCGAGAACCTGGCTAAACTACTGGTGAGATACGTTCCTGAGAGCAGACTTTATGATCCTATCGGCCTTGTGGAGGAGTTTAGAAAAACGATTAGCAAGGAGATGGACTTCAAGATAGAGTTGCGAAGTGCAGAGCGGTTTCGCGCCAACTTTGCCGGCTCCAGGACGGTCTTTGTCCCCGGGGTTATAAAGGAGCTCTGTTCTAAAGAGGTTCTTACTATGGAATGCAGTCATGGGAAGAAGGTAACAGAACTCGATGATCTGCTGCTGTCCAAAAAGAAGGTCCTGGCAAAGAACTTAACAGACGCCTATTTAAAACAGATTTTTGAAGATGGCTTTTTCCATGCGGACCCCCACCCCGGGAATATCTTTGTGCTGGATGATGGCCGGCTCTGCTTCCATGATTTCGGCATGATGGGCAGCCTCAGTCAGGAGATGATGGAGGATATCGCCGACTGGTTCATAGCCTTCCTCGATAAGGATATTGACCGCATAGTTGATATCTACCTGAAGGTCGGGATCCTTGGAGAAGAGGTCAATAGAAATGCCTTTGAAAGAGATCTCGCTGAGTTTGTGGAAGATTATTATAACCTCCCCCTCACTGAATTTTCCTTTGCCGAGGTGATGGAAAACTCCATCCGCATCGGCAGGAGGCACCATATAAGGGTTATCTCAAGCCTGCTGCTTCTGGGAAAGGCGTTTATGACTGTAGAGTATATGGTCAGGACTCTTGACCCCGAATTTAACCTGGTGGAAAGTATGAGACCCTATGCCAGTACTCTCATCAATCGAAGACTTGGACCCCGCCGTATCGCCAGGGACTTGATTAAGTCCCTCATGGATCTGCAGAGTCTTTCCAGGGAGATCCCTAGGGCGCTGCAGGTTTTGATTCAGGACACAAAGGAGAGAAAGGCAGGCTATAAACTCAGGCATGAGGGTCTGGAAGACATGGAAGGCCACATAGACAGGGCGGGTAACCGCCTCGCCTTTGCCCTTGTGGTGGCCTCTATCGTCATTGGCTCATCCATCATCATGCAGACTCACATGGAACCGATGCTTTTCGGTTATCCTGCAATAGGGGTTATTGGCTATCTTGTGACAGGATTTCTCGGACTATGGCTTGTATGGGCCATATTGAGATCAGGAAGATTATAA